In Gimesia panareensis, the genomic window CGCGCAGGTAATACCCGGTCTGCGTCAAATGACTGCTGGTGCCATGGCTGCCGGAATCGTGATGAATCGAGCGGATCACCGCCAGCTTATCCATCACCCGCGCCTGTTCTTTCATAAACTCGCTGAACTGCACGCCCGGGATAGTGGTACTGATCGGACTGAGCGGCCCGCGGTAATCAGAGGGCGCATTCGGCTTGGGGTCGTATGTCTCGTGCTGTGTCGGTCCCCCCGCCAGTTCCAGAAAAATAATCGCCGTATCATTCTGCGCTGAATCGCCTGTCGTGGCAGCCTGTGCCTTGAGGCGGAGAATTTCGGGGAGCGAGAGCCCCATCAGGCCGGTCAGACCAGCTTTAATGACTGAGCGACGCGAGATGCCATCACAAAATTCTGCAGTTCGACGAAACATTCCTGCTCCTTTCCCTGGTGAGTAAGGTGGGATTGTTGCGGGGGTCAGCATTCATTGCTTATGGGTGGGAAAGCTTGATTGTAGCAAAAAAACGACATCACATCAACACTTGTTAATGCATCAAAGGAGGGGGAGTGTTCCTGTTCGAACTGCCGCTCTATTCGAAACAGCCTTAAATGGGGCCAATCAAAAGCATCGTCATACTCCTTACTGCCCCTGCCCCATTTCTCCAATATTTCCTGCTCTACTACAGGAAACCAGCGTAGAACTGAGATTCACTTGACGAAGTCCATCCTGAATCCACGCGAGTGTGGTTTTCGTCCCTCTCAAATCGTTCAAGATAGCTTTGGATTCCTGTAAGGAAACCTGCAGACGCTCTCTGATGACGCGCAACGCAGGCACAAGATCATTCCGATCGTCCAGAACCAGTTGCCATTCGCCCTCTTCAGCCAGAATCGCCGGTTTCAATTCTTCCGGTAGATCACCTCTGTCATCAAATTCAATGTTCGCACCACAGGATTCACAAGTTGACTGACCAGACCAGAGCAACTCGCCCCCAATCAGGTGTTGACAATAATTGACAATCCCTGTTGCACCGCATTCAGAACAGATTTGTGTGTATTGAGCCATGGGATTTCTCTTCATCATCAGCGAAGAAAACTCAATATATTCAGGAGCATTACTGTTCTTCCTCCGGTGTCTGCACTCCAGCTTGCTTACTTCGTCCCCATAATCGTTTCCAGGGGATATTTGAAAAGAGGATCCCGATGAGAATCGTCAGGTTGATACCGTGAACGAGATTCTTATGCCCTGACATCTCCAGCATTTTCATTGTCCCGACAAAACAGCACAGGACCATTCCCCCAGCAGCAAACGCGCCAGCCAACGCAACAAATTCGTACCAGCGAGATGGGCGCTGTTGATTGCGTCTATCGGCTTTGCGCGCCACATAAAACAGAATCGCCGCTGGTATCAGCGCGAAATACCACAACACCCCGACAAAGAAACCGAAAATCAATGAGACGCTGATAATCAGAATGCGAACCAGACCAGAAAGTTGATTATCCATGCTCCCACCTCGATTGCTCAGTTAAAAGATCAGCCCTGCATTCAAATCTGCTACTTCAACCCCGCCGGTTCCCCCAGTACCTGAATGCTCAGCAGATGATGCGACGGCATTTTCGTGCCGCGTTCGACGACCGGGACTTTGCCGTCCTCTTCCAGATCCGTTTTCATCAACTTCCAGAGCACGCGTTTGTCGCGGGTGATTTCAAACGCCTGCACGTCGTTGTCCATCCCTTTCCGATGATGATAGTCGGAATTGATCACCACCAGGTTTCCATTTTTCCGCACCTGCACTCCCACCGGATACAACAGTTCGAAGCCGAGGTCGTCCCGCTTGTCCAGAATCCAGGTAATCTTACCGTCGGGATCGACTTCGATGATCTGGTACGACGTGATACAGGGAATCAGCGTCCGACCGTTCGCCAGCCGGATCGCCGTGAAGGGACGGTCTTTCTCTTTCAGATCGTACCGCCAGACTTCCTTGCCGTCCTTGTCCAGTTCAAGAATCACCCGGTTATCGCGATACGAAATCAGATACGTCCCCTGCGGCGTCTTGCGTGCCTGCATATAACGGTTGTGGACGTTCTTACCGCCGTCCGGCAGATCGATGCTGTGCGTCACCTTCTGCTGCCGATCCACTTCCAGTAACTTCTGATTGCCGCAGTCCAGAATCAGCACCTTCCCGTCCGGCAATGGCTGGCAGGAGTTGATTTCCTGCTTTCCCTTGATGGGGGGGATTTTGTAATCCCAGACCGTTTTTTTATCCGGCGTCACTTCCCGCACGCCGAACCGGTGTGCAAACAATACATTCCCGTTCGGCAGCTTCCAGGCATCGTAGACGGTTTCAATGCCGGGCTCCTGGTAATGCCAGACAATGTCATTCTGCCCGTTCAGTTCCAGAACCCCTTCCCCGTAGCCGATCAGGAGGCGACGATCGTCTTCCTTTTTCACGGGGACCGTTTTACCGGCCCCTTTCATCAGCCGGCTCGCCTTGCCGGCCAGCTTGAGATAATGATCGCTGGGCAGCCCTTCATACGTGATAAACTTGCCCCCGTTCCCGGTCGGCGGCCGGTTTGTACATTTGAAAATCGCCGTCGCTTCGTCCACTTCGTCGAACATCGCGATATACAGCATCTCGCAGCCAATATGTTCCGCGGCCTTGATCTGGGACCAGAAGAAATCTCCCTTCCTTCGCGGAATCTGATTCAGTTCCCCGCCGTGCAGGTTATGCCAGCTGAACCCGGGAAACGCGACTGGCAGAAAGTCGAGCCCCGCCTCCTCGCACCACAGGCGATCCGGCTGCCAGACCCGTTCGGCATGCCGATCCGCCTCACGGGGACTCCGGTAACGGCCCACCGACCACGGGCTGATCACATCGGCGGCTTTAATGATCTCCTTGAGCAGCGGATCGTCGACCGCATCCCGCGTTCCCTCGCGCCAGTAGGAAGGAACGCCCAGCATCACCGCGCAACCGTTCCCCTTCAAGAGCTTCACCAGATCGAAACATTCCTGGAGCGAATACGGGCGATTGTCACTGAAGCCGATGCCCCACACTGCCACCAGCGGTTTCCCGTTGTGCCGCTGATACTGGGCATCCTCCGCCACCCTCTGGATCTCCCGAAGTTCCGTCCAGTCGTCAAACACCCGCTCCACTTCGCCCTTCTGCAGACCACTCAGGTCATACATCACGGCAAACGTGCGTCCCGACTCCCTGGCCCCTTCCCGCACATGGTTCAGCACGCGGTTCTTGTTACGCAGCGTTGTCTGATACGACAGCCCGGAGGCAAACCGCTGCAGAAAGGCGCCGTCGATCCCGTATTCCTGCATCCAGCGAAAATGCCGCATTACGGTCTTTCGGTTTGCACTGCTGAAGACGTCCGCCCGGCTGCCGTCCTCATGTCGAAAACCGGTCGCATAACGTTCGTCCGCATCCAGTTCCGAGACATCGGGCCACAGATCCACGGAGACGTTCCCCGGACCGAATATGCCGTGCGAGATTGAGGGGTGAGCCCAGTGCTTCCAGCCCAGTTCGGCACCATCCTCAGGACAGTTAAACCAGCCCTGGTACCCGACCATGACTTTTCCGGTCAGCGTTTCCGGATCGACCGGCTTCGCTCCCTTGTCATTCTGTGCGGCCACCGGTTGTACCAGGCAGGCCATTAGCCCCACCAACAGCATCATATTTCGTAAAGCGCTTCGATTCATTTTCTATTTCCAGATCCTGTTCGGACAAATCTTCTATCAGACTTCGGGTTCCAACTTGACGGGATACGTATTCCCGGACGCGAACTGCGGCACATAAATCGCCCCGTCCGCAGCAACCACCAGGTCATGGGGATGGCGGAAGAATCCCCCCTGCTGCAACATCGGCTGCAATTTACCGTCAACATAACGGGGTGCCGTTCCGCCGATATTCGACACAATTTTGTAATCGCGATCCAGCACCGAAATATACCCCTTGCTCTCCCGGTCTTTCGGCCAGTTGTCCGCCAGGTGGGGTACGAACATGTGTTCGCCCACAATCTGGATCATCCGCGGATTCGAACCGGGCAGCGAAATCTCTTCGATCAGTTTTCCTTCCAGGGTGAGCCGCTTGATCGTCTGCTGATCGCTCATCGCGATGACCAGTTCGGGCTCCCCGGAACCGCGCGAATCAATCACGCCCCCGTGCGGACCCCAGTGGGCGATGCCCCCTTCCGGTCCGCCGAAGTAATGCAGCAGCTTCCCCGCGCGGTTGTAACGCAGGATGTAATCTTTGCCGTAACCGTCCAGCACAAAGAAATCGCCGTCAGGCAGATGCAGCGTCCAGGCGGGGCGATACTCTTTTTCGCTGGCATACTTGCCCGTCGACTTCGGATACGCCAGTTCCAGCAGAATCTCGCCGTCCAGCGTCGTCTTGAAGACCCGGTGCAGATTGAGATCGGTAATGAACAACACTTCCCGACCTTCTTCTTTCACAATCTCCAGACCATGGGCCCCGGGAAATCGCGTGCCCCATTTATTCAGCAGTTTGCCGTCCTTATCATACACGATCACATTATTCGTCAGATGATCGGTGAGCAGATAAATCCGCCCCTGCGCATCGACGACCATCGCGCTGCAGTTCTTCACCGGCGTTTTTTCATCGAGTACACCCCAGCCGGCGACAGGCCGATAACGAAACTTCCCCTGCCCCAGCACGGGCAGCTGCCGTTCTTCTGCAGCCAGCCGTCCAGCCCCCAGCGCACAGGCCCCGGCAAGCAGACTCTGATAGAGGAAATCGCGTCGATGTAGTTGGTGATTAGACATGCTTGACTACCTGATGAAGTTCATAATAAAAGATGGTTTCTCAATTCCTGAGTTGTTGATCAGCTGTAATTTTCCCGCTCATTTAAATATTCCATGATAAATGAATATCTCTCGAGAACCTCTTTGTTTGTATGATTCTGCATGAGTTGAAGAAGTTCTTCACACTCTTCCGGATCAACCAGATGTGACCATAAGAGTTGATCTACAATTCCTGCAGACCAGCATTGAATGCCTTCATCAGGATCTTCTAATAAGCCCTTAATCCACGGCAAGGCTCTTCTATCAGCTACGACACGGAGAAGTTCGATTGCGTCGACCCGTGCATCGTGATCTTTTTCATTCTGGTAGATCTCATAACAGCGTTCCATTGCACACCAGGGATGAAGCAGCCAGAGAACATGGCGAACCAATTCAGATCCTTTTTTATGACTGACATAATAATCAACGGCAGCTCGCAAATTTGACGATCCAATAATCATTGCAACGGCTTCACGTGCAGTTTTACTACCGCCACTTTCCCCATTTTCCTGAAGTGTACCAAGCTTCCTGGCAATTGCAGTCCAATCGATTTCGCCCTGGTTCATTTCATCTGACAAAGCCATTCAGTTCAATCCCTTCTCTCTGATGAATCGGCGGCTAAAACTAATCATTCGGATTCACAATATTCCGCCAGTCCGGGTAGTTGGGCCGCTCCGATGCTTTGGGCCCTCCCTTGATCGGCGGTGCGGGAGGGATGATAGACAGCGTCTGCTGCAGCATCCCGCGCGCCGCTTCCCCTGCGGTTCCGGCCTGGCCTGCGGCTAGGTTCTGGCTCTCGGTCAGATCGACGGGCACATGGAAGAACCGCCCGTCGCGGTACAGTTTGAAACCCGCGTTCCGCACGTACTGATCCCCTTTGAACCGGCCCCAGTAAGGCTGATAGTGATTCAGCACCCACTCCCGGGGATGCCCCGCTTTGCCGTTAAGTTGAGGTAGAAAACTGCGCCCGTCGATGGGATCGCCTTTCCCCAGCTTGACCCCGGCCATCGCTGCGAACGTGGGATAGAAATCGGTGAAATCAACCAGGTCGTCCAGCACCTCTCCCTGAGGAGTGTGTCCTTTCCAGTAAGCGACCAGCGGCACATGCGTGCCCATGTCGGTGGTCGAACCTTTCCCGCCATGAATCGTCTGACCGTTCCACTGTGAGGTGATTTGTACGTTCGTGCCATTGTCGGCGGTAAACAGGATCAGCGTGTTCTCCAACTGGCCGACGTCCTCCACCTGTTTGACCAGCTTGCCGACAATCTTATCCAGGTAATTGACCATCGCCACAAAGTTGGCTTTCCGGGCCGCTTTCCCTTTGGGCTGTTTGTTCGCAGCCTGCGTCCGTGGTGCCGAACCAATCGTATCGGGTGTCGGCACAAACGGATTGTGTACCAGCGTGGAGGGATAATAGACAAAGAACGGCTGATCCTTGTTTTTTCTGATGAAATCGCACAGGAAGTCTGACATGATGTCCGGACCATATTTCCCCTGGTTGTCTTCAATCGAAAGATATTTGCCGTTCTGCTCCAGCGGCGGACTCCAGAACCGCTCGCCGCCCCCCTCTTTGACCTTCACTCCCGTTGTCACCTGCCACAGGCAATACTCATCAAAGCCCGCTTTGAACGGCCGCGTATTATCCTTGAAACCTTCCGCCTTGTGATACAGCCCGTTCAGCTGCCACTTCCCCGCAATCGCCGTCTTGTAACCCGCGGACTGCAACAGTTGCCCGAAGGTTTTCTCTCTGGGATTCAGATAGCCGAAATGGGTGTAGTTGCGAAAATTGTATTTCCCCGTCATCAGCTTCACACGGGACGGCGTGCAGAGCGGCGTGGAATAACAGTTCGTAAACCGGATCCCCTGTTTCGCCAGTGCGTCGATGTGCGGCGTCTGATAATCTTCCGCCCCATAACTGCTGAAACATTCCCAGCTGACGTCATCCGCCATAATCAGAATAATGTTCGGCTGCCTCGTTTTTTTGACAGACTGCGAAGCGGCACCCGCGGGCGCCACGCACGCGACCAACACAAAACACAACGTCAATGCCAGCTGCTTCATCTCTGTTCCCTGTTCTGTTCCGTATATTGCTGCCTCAGATATAACAGTGCAGCGAATCAATCTGAAATGACACTCTGTAGCTTATATGCTAGCTGGAAACAGAAGCCGAGAACAGGAACTTTCGCGTTTTTCGTGACTTACGTGGTTCATCGAAATACAGCCATCCAAACGGGATTGATTCCATTGCCTACACCTGAAACAATGTGCCATGCACCATCCATCACCTGGTTC contains:
- a CDS encoding sulfatase-like hydrolase/transferase — its product is MKQLALTLCFVLVACVAPAGAASQSVKKTRQPNIILIMADDVSWECFSSYGAEDYQTPHIDALAKQGIRFTNCYSTPLCTPSRVKLMTGKYNFRNYTHFGYLNPREKTFGQLLQSAGYKTAIAGKWQLNGLYHKAEGFKDNTRPFKAGFDEYCLWQVTTGVKVKEGGGERFWSPPLEQNGKYLSIEDNQGKYGPDIMSDFLCDFIRKNKDQPFFVYYPSTLVHNPFVPTPDTIGSAPRTQAANKQPKGKAARKANFVAMVNYLDKIVGKLVKQVEDVGQLENTLILFTADNGTNVQITSQWNGQTIHGGKGSTTDMGTHVPLVAYWKGHTPQGEVLDDLVDFTDFYPTFAAMAGVKLGKGDPIDGRSFLPQLNGKAGHPREWVLNHYQPYWGRFKGDQYVRNAGFKLYRDGRFFHVPVDLTESQNLAAGQAGTAGEAARGMLQQTLSIIPPAPPIKGGPKASERPNYPDWRNIVNPND
- a CDS encoding beta-propeller domain-containing protein encodes the protein MNRSALRNMMLLVGLMACLVQPVAAQNDKGAKPVDPETLTGKVMVGYQGWFNCPEDGAELGWKHWAHPSISHGIFGPGNVSVDLWPDVSELDADERYATGFRHEDGSRADVFSSANRKTVMRHFRWMQEYGIDGAFLQRFASGLSYQTTLRNKNRVLNHVREGARESGRTFAVMYDLSGLQKGEVERVFDDWTELREIQRVAEDAQYQRHNGKPLVAVWGIGFSDNRPYSLQECFDLVKLLKGNGCAVMLGVPSYWREGTRDAVDDPLLKEIIKAADVISPWSVGRYRSPREADRHAERVWQPDRLWCEEAGLDFLPVAFPGFSWHNLHGGELNQIPRRKGDFFWSQIKAAEHIGCEMLYIAMFDEVDEATAIFKCTNRPPTGNGGKFITYEGLPSDHYLKLAGKASRLMKGAGKTVPVKKEDDRRLLIGYGEGVLELNGQNDIVWHYQEPGIETVYDAWKLPNGNVLFAHRFGVREVTPDKKTVWDYKIPPIKGKQEINSCQPLPDGKVLILDCGNQKLLEVDRQQKVTHSIDLPDGGKNVHNRYMQARKTPQGTYLISYRDNRVILELDKDGKEVWRYDLKEKDRPFTAIRLANGRTLIPCITSYQIIEVDPDGKITWILDKRDDLGFELLYPVGVQVRKNGNLVVINSDYHHRKGMDNDVQAFEITRDKRVLWKLMKTDLEEDGKVPVVERGTKMPSHHLLSIQVLGEPAGLK
- a CDS encoding HEAT repeat domain-containing protein; protein product: MALSDEMNQGEIDWTAIARKLGTLQENGESGGSKTAREAVAMIIGSSNLRAAVDYYVSHKKGSELVRHVLWLLHPWCAMERCYEIYQNEKDHDARVDAIELLRVVADRRALPWIKGLLEDPDEGIQCWSAGIVDQLLWSHLVDPEECEELLQLMQNHTNKEVLERYSFIMEYLNERENYS
- a CDS encoding NHL repeat-containing protein, coding for MSNHQLHRRDFLYQSLLAGACALGAGRLAAEERQLPVLGQGKFRYRPVAGWGVLDEKTPVKNCSAMVVDAQGRIYLLTDHLTNNVIVYDKDGKLLNKWGTRFPGAHGLEIVKEEGREVLFITDLNLHRVFKTTLDGEILLELAYPKSTGKYASEKEYRPAWTLHLPDGDFFVLDGYGKDYILRYNRAGKLLHYFGGPEGGIAHWGPHGGVIDSRGSGEPELVIAMSDQQTIKRLTLEGKLIEEISLPGSNPRMIQIVGEHMFVPHLADNWPKDRESKGYISVLDRDYKIVSNIGGTAPRYVDGKLQPMLQQGGFFRHPHDLVVAADGAIYVPQFASGNTYPVKLEPEV